Proteins co-encoded in one Setaria viridis chromosome 9, Setaria_viridis_v4.0, whole genome shotgun sequence genomic window:
- the LOC117836022 gene encoding cytochrome P450 81Q32 has protein sequence MVQVSCYANTTRLGSHLAMDPAACIAILSLVFLFVLHHLLGVASRNGKNKSVRLPPSPPAIPFLGHLHLVKTPFHAVLARLAARHGPVFSLRMGSSRRAVVVSSPDGAKECFTEHDVAFANRPLFPSQKLANFGGTALSVASYGPHWRNLRRVATVQLLSAHRVACMSPVISAEVRAMVRRMNRAATAAVGGAARIQLKRRLFEFSLSVLMETIAQSKTSRTEANADTDMSPEAQVYMQIMDDVLPHLSTANLWDYLPVLRWFDVFGAINKLVAAVSRRDVFLRRLIDAERQREDGGGGGDSEKKSMIAVLLSLQKLDPKFYTDTMITSLCSNMFGAGTETTSTTTEWAMALLLNHPETLMKAQAEIDVVVGTSRLITPDDVQRLGYLQSIINETLRLYPAAPLLLPHESSADCKVGGYDVPRGTMLLVNVYAIHRDPDVWEDPTEFRPERFEDGKAEGRLLMPFGMGRRKCPGETLALRTVGLVLGTLIQCFDWDRVGGVEVDMTESGGLTIPMAVPLEAVCRPRAAMRDVLEEL, from the exons ATGGTTCAAGTAAGCTGCTATGCAAATACAACACGCCTAGGCTCCCACTTAGCCATGGATCCGGCAGCCTGTATTGCCATTCTCTCCCTGGTCTTCCTCTTCGTCCTCCACCATCTTCTAGGTGTCGCTAGCCGCAATGGTAAGAACAAGAGTGTGCGGTTGCCGCCGAGCCCTCCGGCCATCCCGTTCctcggccacctccacctcgtcaAGACGCCGTTCCACGCGGTGCTGGcacgcctcgccgcgcgccacgGCCCGGTGTTCTCCCTGCGCATGGGGTCGTCCCGTCGCGCCGTGGTGGTGTCCTCGCCGGACGGCGCCAAGGAGTGCTTCACGGAACACGATGTCGCCTTCGCCAACCGCCCGCTGTTCCCCTCTCAGAAGCTCGCCAACTTCGGCGGCACCGCGCTCTCCGTGGCCAGCTACGGGCCCCACTGGCGCAACCTCCGCCGCGTCGCCACCGTGCAGCTCCTCTCCGCGCACCGCGTCGCCTGCATGTCCCCCGTCATCTCCGCCGAGGTGCGCGCCATGGTGCGGAGGATGAAccgcgcggccacggcggcggtcggcggcgccgcgcgcaTCCAGCTGAAGCGAAGGCTGTTCGAGTTCTCCCTCAGCGTCCTCATGGAGACCATCGCGCAGAGCAAGACGTCCCGCACCGAGGCGAACGCCGACACGGACATGTCGCCCGAGGCACAAGTTTATATGCAGATCATGGACGACGTCTTGCCGCATCTTAGCACGGCCAACCTGTGGGACTACCTGCCGGTGCTGCGGTGGTTCGACGTGTTCGGCGCGATTAACAAGCTCGTGGCCGCGGTGAGCCGAAGGGATGTGTTCCTGCGGCGACTCATCGACGCAGAAAGGCAgagagaggacggaggcggcggcggcgacagtgAGAAGAAGAGCATGATTGCCGTGCTGCTCTCTTTGCAGAAATTAGACCCGAAGTTCTACACGGATACCATGATCACGTCGCTGTGTTCG AACATGTTTGGTGCTGGAACGGAGACCACGTCGACCACGACAGAATGGGCCATGGCGCTCCTGCTGAACCACCCGGAGACGCTCATGAAGGCGCAGGCCGAGATCGACGTGGTCGTGGGCACCTCCCGCCTCATCACCCCGGACGACGTGCAGCGTCTCGGCTACCTCCAGAGCATCATCAACGAGACGCTCAGGCTCtacccggcggcgccgctgctgttGCCGCACGAGTCGTCCGCGGACTGCAAGGTGGGCGGCTACGACGTGCCCCGCGGCACGATGCTGCTCGTGAACGTGTACGCCATCCACAGGGACCCCGATGTGTGGGAGGACCCGACCGAGTTCAGGCCGGAGCGGTTTGAGGATGGCAAGGCCGAGGGCCGGCTGCTGATGCCGTTCGGGATGGGGCGGCGCAAGTGCCCCGGGGAGACGCTCGCGCTGCGGACGGTCGGGCTGGTTCTCGGCACGCTGATCCAGTGCTTCGACTGGGACAGGGTTGGTGGTGTCGAGGTTGACATGACTGAGAGCGGCGGGCTCACCATCCCCATGGCCGTCCCGCTGGAGGCCGTGTGCAGGCCTCGTGCAGCTATGCGTGATGTTCTTGAGGAGCTCTGA
- the LOC117836023 gene encoding cytochrome P450 81Q32 gives MDKAYIAVASVAFLFLLHYLLGRGGGRRKGKGAQQLPPSPPAVPFLGHLHLVKRPFHAALIRLAARHGPVFSLRMGSRRAVVVSSPECARECLTEHDVCFANRPRSPSTGLVSFDGAMLSMASYGPYWRNLRRVAAVQLLSAHRVACMTPVISAEVRAMVRRMDHAAVAAPGGAARVQLKRRLFELSLSVLMETIARTKTSRTEANADTDMSPEANEFKQIVDQIIPYLGTANRWDYLPVLRWFDVFGVRNKILDAVTRRDAFLKRLIDAVRQRLDDGSESENKSMIAVLLTSKKSEPEVYTDTTIMALCTNLFGAGTETTSSTTEWAMSLLLNHPEALKKAQAEIDAAVGTSRLVTADDVSRLTYLQCIISETLRLYPAAPLLLPHESSADCKVGGYDVPRGTMLLVNVYAIHRDPAVWEDPAEFRPERFEGGKAEGRLLMPFGMGRRKCPGETLALRTVGLVLGTLIQCFDWDRVDGVEVDMTEGGGLTMPRAVPLEAMCRPRADMRHVLQEL, from the exons ATGGATAAGGCCTATATCGCCGTCGCCTCCgtcgccttcctcttcttgctccaCTACCTCttgggccgcggcggcggccgccgcaagGGCAAGGGCGCGCAGCAGCTGCCGCCGAGCCCTCCGGCCGTCCCGTTCctcggccacctccacctcgtcaAGAGGCCGTTCCACGCGGCGCTGATCCGCCTCGCGGCGCGCCACGGCCCGGTGTTCTCCCTGCGCATGGGCTCCCGCCGCGCCGTGGTGGTGTCCTCGCCGGAGTGCGCCAGGGAGTGCCTCACGGAGCACGACGTGTGCTTCGCCAACCGCCCGCGCTCCCCGTCGACGGGGCTCGTGTCCTTCGACGGCGCCATGCTCTCCATGGCCAGTTACGGCCCGTACTGGCGCAAcctccgccgcgtcgccgccgtgcAGCTCCTCTCCGCGCACCGCGTCGCCTGCATGACCCCCGTCATCTCCGCCGAGGTGCGCGCCATGGTGCGGAGGATGGAccacgccgccgtggccgcgcccggcggcgccgcgcgcgtcCAGCTGAAGCGCAGGCTGTTCGAGCTCTCCCTCAGCGTCCTCATGGAGACCATCGCGCGGACCAAGACGTCGCGCACCGAGGCGAACGCCGACACGGACATGTCGCCGGAGGCCAACGAGTTCAAGCAGATTGTTGACCAGATCATCCCGTACCTCGGCACGGCCAACCGGTGGGACTACCTGCCGGTGCTGCGGTGGTTCGACGTGTTCGGCGTGAGGAACAAGATCCTGGACGCCGTGACCAGAAGGGACGCGTTCCTGAAGCGGCTCATAGACGCCGTGCGGCAGAGGCTGGACGACGGCAGCGAGAGCGAGAATAAGAGCATGATCGCCGTGCTGCTCACTTCGAAGAAATCGGAGCCGGAGGTCTACACGGATACCACCATCATGGCGCTTTGTACG AACCTATTTGGCGCCGGAACGGAGACCACGTCGTCGACGACGGAATGGGCCATGTCGCTACTGCTGAACCACCCGGAGGCGCTCAAGAAGGCGCAGGCCGAGATCGACGCGGCCGTGGGCACCTCCCGCCTGGTCACCGCGGACGACGTGTCCCGCCTCACCTACCTGCAGTGCATCATCAGCGAGACGCTCCGCCTGtacccggcggcgccgctgctgctgccgcacgAGTCCTCCGCCGACTGCAAGGTGGGAGGCTACGACGTGCCCCGCGGCACGATGCTGCTCGTGAACGTGTACGCCATCCACAGGGACCCCGCGGTGTGGGAGGACCCGGCAGAGTTCAGGCCGGAGCGGTTCGAGGGCGGCAAGGCCGAGGGCCGGCTGCTGATGCCGTTCGGGATGGGGCGGCGCAAGTGCCCCGGGGAGACGCTCGCGCTGCGCACGGTCGGCCTCGTGCTCGGCACGCTGATCCAGTGCTTCGACTGGGACAGGGTTGACGGCGTCGAGGTTGACATGACCGAGGGCGGCGGGCTAACCATGCCCAGGGCCGTCCCGCTGGAGGCCATGTGCAGGCCTCGTGCGGACATGCGTCATGTGCTCCAGGAGCTCTGA
- the LOC117835078 gene encoding cytochrome P450 81Q32: protein MQPCRMPPHTDAKLRSIIQKLVNHRFSCSTAMDKAYVAVLTFAFLFVLHYLVARVGGGGNGGKGNGKGNKAARRLPPSPPAVPFLGHLHLVKTPFHAALARLAARHGPVFSMRMGSRRAVVVSAPECARECFTEHDIAFANRPLFPSQKLVSFGGNSLSMASYGPYWRNLRRVASVQLLSAHRVSCMSPVISAEVRAMVRRINRAAAAAAGGAARVQLKRRLFELSLSVLMETIAQTKTSRTEANADTDMSPEAQVFKQIVDDVVPHIGTANLWDYLPVLRWFDVFGVRNKLVAAVNRRNMFLRRLIDAERRRVNGGGDESEKKSVIAVLLSLQKSEPEVYSDTMIMSLCANLFGAGTETTSTTTEWAMALLLNHPEKLKKAQAEIDVVVGTSRLITPDDVQRLGYLQSIINETLRLYPAAPLLLPHESSADCKVGGYDVPRGTMLLVNVYAIHRDPDVWEDPTEFRPERFEDGKAEGRLLMPFGMGRRKCPGETLALRTVGLVLGTLIQCFDWDRIDGAEVDMTESGGLTIPMAVPLEAMCRPRAVMHDVLEEL, encoded by the exons ATGCAGCCATGCAGGATGCCGCCACATACAGACGCCAAGTTGCGATCAATCATTCAGAAGCTCGTCAACCACCGCTTCTCCTGTTCCACAGCCATGGATAAGGCCTACGTGGCCGTCCTCACCTTCGCCTTCCTCTTCGTGCTCCACTACCTCGTGGCCcgtgttggcggcggcggcaacggcggcaaGGGAAATGGCAAGGGGAACAAGGCTGCGCGGCGGCTGCCTCCGAGCCCTCCAGCCGTCCCGTTCctcggccacctccacctcgtcaAGACGCCGTTCCACGCGGCGCTGGcacgcctcgccgcgcgccacgGCCCGGTGTTCTCCATGCGCATGGGGTCCCGCCGCGCCGTGGTGGTTTCCGCGCCGGAGTGCGCCAGGGAGTGCTTCACGGAGCACGACATCGCCTTCGCCAACCGCCCGCTGTTCCCCTCGCAGAAGCTCGTGTCCTTCGGCGGCAACTCACTCTCCATGGCCAGCTACGGGCCCTACTGGCGCAACCTCCGACGCGTCGCCTCCGTGCAGCTCCTCTCCGCGCACCGGGTGAGCTGCATGTCCCCCGTCATCTCCGCCGAGGTGCGCGCCATGGTGCGCAGGATCaaccgcgcggccgcggccgcggccggcggcgccgcgcgcgtcCAGCTGAAGCGCAGGCTGTTCGAGCTCTCGCTCAGCGTCCTCATGGAGACCATCGCGCAGACCAAGACGTCCCGCACCGAGGCGAACGCCGACACGGACATGTCGCCCGAGGCCCAAGTCTTCAAGCAGATCGTTGACGACGTCGTGCCGCATATTGGCACGGCCAACCTGTGGGACTACCTGCCAGTGCTGCGGTGGTTCGACGTGTTCGGCGTGAGGAACAAGCTCGTGGCCGCGGTGAACCGAAGGAACATGTTCCTGCGGCGACTCATCGATGCAGAACGGCGAAGAgtgaacggcggcggcgatgaaaGTGAGAAGAAGAGCGTGATTGCCGTGCTGCTCTCTCTACAGAAGTCCGAGCCGGAGGTCTACTCCGATACCATGATCATGTCACTGTGCGCG AATTTGTTTGGCGCTGGGACGGAGACCACGTCGACCACGACAGAATGGGCCATGGCGCTCCTGCTGAATCACCCGGAGAAGCTCAAGAAGGCACAGGCCGAGATCGACGTGGTCGTGGGCACCTCCCGCCTCATCACCCCGGACGACGTGCAGCGTCTCGGCTACCTCCAGAGCATCATCAACGAGACGCTCAGGCTCtacccggcggcgccgctgctgctgccgcacgAGTCGTCCGCGGACTGCAAGGTGGGCGGCTACGACGTGCCCCGCGGCACGATGCTGCTCGTGAACGTGTACGCCATCCACAGGGACCCCGATGTGTGGGAGGACCCGACCGAGTTCAGGCCGGAGCGGTTTGAGGACGGCAAGGCCGAGGGCCGGCTGCTGATGCCGTTCGGGATGGGGCGGCGCAAGTGCCCCGGGGAGACGCTCGCGCTGCGGACGGTCGGGCTGGTGCTCGGCACGCTGATCCAATGCTTCGACTGGGACAGAATCGACGGCGCCGAGGTTGACATGACTGAGAGCGGCGGGCTCACCATCCCCATGGCCGTTCCATTGGAGGCCATGTGCAGGCCTCGTGCAGTTATGCATGATGTTCTTGAGGAGCTCTGA
- the LOC117838154 gene encoding cytochrome P450 81Q32, producing the protein MEPAAYVAAILSFLFLFSLHRLLGSDRHRKINGKNKEMQRLPPSPPAIPVLGHLHLLGKPIHAALARLAERYGPVFSLRLGSRETVVVSSAAHARECFTEHDVCFANRPRFPSLLLISFGGATLPMCGYGSYWRNLRRVATVQLLSAHRVSCMLPVISVEVRAMARRMFRSAAAAPGGAARVELKRRLFEVSLSALMEVIARTKTSRTEADADTDISPEAQEFMKALDVFIPLLSASNKWDYLPVLRWFDVFGVRSKILAAVTARDAFLRRLIDAERRRLDDDESEKNKSMIGVLLSLQKSEPEVYTDTTIMALCSSMFSGGAETTSTTAEWAMSLLLNHPEELKKAQAEIDACVGPSRLLNADDVPRLGYLQCIISETLRLYPVVPTLIPHESTADCAIGGHHVPAGTMLLVNVYAIHRDPGMWADPAAFMPERFEAGGGAADGLFMMPFGMGRRKCPGEALALRTLGLVLGTLIQCFDWGAVGGAAGVDMAEGVGITLPRDVPLEAMCKPRQGMLRVLQEL; encoded by the exons ATGGAGCCGGCAGCCTATGTCGCGGCCATCCTCtcgttcctcttcctcttctcgctccaccgcctcctcggcAGCGACCGCCACCGCAAGATCAATGGCAAGAACAAGGAGATGCAGCGGCTGCCACCGAGCCCTCCCGCCATCCCGGTCctcggccacctccacctcctcgggaAGCCGATCCACGCCGCGCTCGCGCGCCTCGCCGAGCGCTACGGTCCCGTGTTCTCCCTCCGGCTCGGGTCGCGGGAGACCGTGGTGGTGTCCTCCGCCGCCCACGCCAGGGAGTGCTTCACCGAGCACGACGTCTGCTTCGCGAACCGCCCGCGCTTCCCCTCGCTGCTGCTCATCTCCTTCGGCGGCGCCACCCTCCCGATGTGCGGCTACGGCTCCTACTGGCGAAACCTCCGCCGCGTCGCCACGGTGCAGCTCCTGTCTGCGCACCGCGTGAGCTGCATGCTCCCCGTCATCTCCGTCGAGGTGCGCGCCATGGCGCGGAGAATGTTCcggtccgccgcggccgcccccggcggcgccgcgaggGTCGAGCTGAAGCGGCGGCTGTTCGAGGTCTCCCTCAGCGCCCTGATGGAGGTCATCGCGCGGACCAAGACGTCCCGCACCGAGGCGGACGCCGACACGGACATATCGCCGGAGGCGCAGGAGTTCATGAAGGCGCTGGACGTGTTCATCCCGCTCCTCAGCGCGTCCAACAAGTGGGACTACCTGCCGGTGCTGCGGTGGTTCGACGTGTTCGGCGTGAGGAGCAAGATCCTGGCCGCGGTGACCGCGAGGGACGCGTTCCTGCGGCGGCTCATCGACGCGGAGCGACGGAGGCTGGACGACGACGAGAGCGAGAAGAATAAGAGCATGATTGGCGTGCTGCTCTCTTTGCAGAAGTCAGAGCCGGAGGTCTACACGGATACCACCATCATGGCTCTGTGCTCT AGCATGTTCAGCGGGGGAGCCGAGACAACGTCGACGACGGCGGAATGGGCAATGTCGCTGCTCCTAAACCACCCCGAGGAGCTGAAGAAAGCGCAGGCCGAGATCGACGCCTGCGTCGGGCCCTCCCGCCTGCTCAACGCCGACGACGTGCCGCGCCTGGGCTACCTCCAGTGCATCATCAGCGAGACGCTCCGGCTGTACCCGGTCGTGCCGACGCTGATCCCGCACGAGTCCACCGCGGACTGCGCCATCGGCGGCCATCACGTTCCCGCCGGCACCATGCTGCTCGTCAACGTGTACGCCATCCACAGGGACCCGGGGATGTGGGCGGACCCGGCGGCGTTCATGCCGGAGAGGttcgaggcgggcggcggcgccgccgacgggcTGTTCATGATGCCGTTCGGGATGGGGCGGCGCAAGTGCCCCGGGGAGGCCCTCGCGCTGCGGACGCTGGGGCTGGTGCTGGGGACGCTGATCCAGTGCTTCGACtggggcgcggtcggcggcgccgccggggttgACATGGCCGAAGGGGTCGGGATCACGCTCCCGAGGGACGTCCCTCTGGAGGCAATGTGCAAGCCGCGCCAGGGCATGCTTCGTGTCCTCCAGGAGCTGTGA